GGAGGAAACCGGCAGCAGGACAAGCAGCAGAGGAGAGCAGTTCTGAGTTATACCTAGAACCCAGGGGGCCATGAGTTCACCATAACTCAGGTGCTCCTAAGGTACAACCCAGCTTAGAGCCTGAAACAGCTACAGTGGAGTCTTGCAAAATGGGCAGGTTCCTGTTCTGGACAAAGTGATAGAGAGGAAGAGCAGCCAGTAGAAGAGCAAAGGAGGGACAGAAGGATCCGACAAGCTGAGCCTACTTGGAGCAGTGAGTGGTTCAAGGTGGCTGAAGGTAGGCTgagaggtggggaagggcagagaaGAGGCTGCGAAAGATAGAAGGGGCCAGATGATTTCACTTCTGAAAGCACACGGAGGAACATGTAATCTGGCCCTGTGGGGGCTGTCAGCATAAAGACGAGTGCTTTCATACCTTGCGTGAAGAAGTACACTCTGGTGCCATCGCCTCTCACATAGAAATTTTCAGACAGACACTGACCTGCAGAGTGATGTGGTAAAGACCAGAGAAACTTTAAAGCACTTTGAATTTCATTGCCAATCAAATGTGCATCAAGATATCGATTTCTTGGGCCAAGAATGGATCCTTTTCTTGGTTACACTCGTACTTTGCAGGAATCTGCAATTTCTCTCCTACAAAGGAATGGTGCTTTGGAGAAGAGCAGCCCAAGGGGAATAATCAAACTTCAGTGTTAGCTAACACATGCAATTCTCAGCCCCCTGTTCTACAGTTCCGTTTCATGATGAAAATAGCttgtttttccctccctccccgaTTAAATAGTGCATACACtttgtttaaaaacagaaacaactttCTAAACAGCCTTCTGCCCCTCTAAAAACACGTTTAAAAAAACCTCAAGGAATATAGCTAAGTTTAAGGAAATCTGAGACAGCCACTATTCCTGTTTTAGTGACTGTCCTTTTGCATGTCTCTCTACGTATCCACATGCACATTCATAAATATGATCACATATATACTGTTTTTATCAAAGACACACACTTCCCCTCCTGCTGCTAAGCCCCCTGACCGTGTCAATTTAACAACCTGATATGTAATCAATCCTTCTATACCTTTTGAATGTCCAAATAATCTTATTTTTCCCCAGTTACTGTTATACATGGGATTAAGTTTAAAATACCCATGTGCACATTGCTTTTCTCACTTGGTAATATAGCATGGAACTCCCCCCAAGACCAGTGGTATGGGGTCTATCTCATGTGATATGCACAACATTCCCCTATCCAGAGGCAGTCActttgtttccaagattttgcttATCATACACATATTATGTGCTGTTTCTTGAATAAATCCCAAAAGGACTGTTGGATTGGATAGATAACACTAGGATGCTTAAAGAAAGGCTGTAACCATTTCTATTTCTACCAATAATGGAAGAGTGTATCTCTTTCTCTGAATCAGCCAGCAATaggtatctcattgttatttttattttcttgaaattttggTTTCAGCCATTTGGATCTGCTCTTTAGTATATCAACTCTAAAACACTTCTTGTCTGTTTTTTGGTGGGTCACTGATCTTTTCCCTTATCAATTTGCCAACAGCCCTGCTTGAAGAGCACTGACATTGTCTTTATCTGTTCCTTTAACTGAAAATATTTGTCCTCAAtctgtcatttgtcttttaactttaatGGCATCTTTTGCCATACCACACTTAAAAACTGTTTATGTAATCAAATGCCTTTTTCTAAAAAAGACCTCCCTAACACCTAGATTATACAAGTCTTCAAAAACATACCACCCTTATCATGTATTAAATGGCTTTATGTATGGAGCTATATAATTCAAGAGTCTCTATTTTATTCCACTAATTTGTATGACTATTCTTATGGCAAAACCGTTGTTTTGATTATAGTGGGAAAATACCTTTTTTAAACCGAAGCTGAGCCATGTCATAGCGGCCATAATCTCGCAGAAGCATCATCCCTCCAGGCTTCAGAAGCCTGCTTAGCCTGTTGATAGCCTTCTGCATCCTGTGGGGCAGCAGGGAACGAAGATCAGATCTCCTTAAGGATAGGGTTCCTCTCCCCTGTAGCATATCCCGAAAATCCCTGAAATCTCCTCCGCTCTTGTTTCAGTTATAACCTGAGCACATGCCCAAACCTCTGCTGTGCCTTCTGCTGCCTGCTCACAACTGTGCCTCCAATCCACTGCCTTCAGTATGAAGAGGTCTGAAGAGGCCTGCTTCTTCAGCAGAGGTCCACCGTGGGGGAATTTACATGCTCTCTGCCTGATTCACTTCCCACTCCTCATGGGGAAGCCAATCCTACACCAGGCTCCCACGGATCTGAGAGGACCCCTGACCACCCGGTATGGAGACTGCTAGTTGACCCATCTGCCTGCCCCACTAGGCCCAAGCTCTTTGAATGCAGCCTGCATCCTTCCATCTGTTAAATGAAGACTGAACCTCAAGAACTTACAATTTACATGGTGATACAGTCTATATATGCAAATGAGTACTCTGGGCAGACTGCTTTATACTTCTGACTGCACTTTCCATATACAGAGTCTCAGTGCAGGTTTCAGCTTTAACCACTGCAAAAGTATAAATGCTTAAAACTTACAAAAACCATGTGAAAGTCTATTTAAACACtgaataatgaatttttaattttaatgttttgtttcagtccatatcagtttttaaaagtgtACAGCATGTGAGTTTCTGCAATTAATGTTTAAAACCATGCCAGGCTGTTTGGGCTGCCCTCCACCTgcctttatttctcactcacaatATCTCTGTCAGGTCAGATGACACAATGCTATCCTAGAGGAAATGTGGGCTAGAGAAAGCcagtcaccccccaccccccgcaactGCCCCGAATGCTACTGCCTCCTTGAGACAGTATTTCACCTTCGTCGGGACAACTGGCTGCCTGTCTAGGAGACTTTAATGGTATCTTTTAGGGTAAACCAACTGACTTTCCTTTTATCTAATCGTGATTTTATGGAATTCTCCTGTACTACAGTTTTCTGAAGAACTTAAACAGAGAACACCTGAGTTAAACTTCACTGTAAATTTTGTGCTGTTAATAAGCTTGTTTTATTGAAAGCATTTAAAAGGCCAATAATGGGATGTTCTCTAATAGCTGTGGCATCCACAGTTCTAAGACATCATGCTATGTGATGGTCAATAGGAAATTTCCACATACCCACTAAGACAGCCCCCTCACTCTCTGGGGATGTTAAACCATAATCATGAGAAGAACCGAGCACTGCAGTCAACAAGCAGAGGTTTAGATGCTAAACCAGAAGTTGGACTCCAagacaaatttagaaaaatagttGAGAAGCTCCTACTCCTCCTAGGATGGAGGAGCTTCTCCCTGCCTATCAGAACATTAATAAAATCCTTCTTATTTAGGTTCCAACTCTGACATCCAGGTCCCTGAACAAAGCTTTGTTTTTGCTATGCTACTGGCTAAGGGATCTAAAACTTACTTGTCTGGAATGATTGCTGAGAGAACAAATATGAGGATGATGACATCAAGACTATCCCCAGGCACTGGGTAACTCTTATCTTCATCACACAGGTCGTGAACAAAGGCAAAACACCGAGAAGGATCATATGCTGAATTTGTCTGCAGACAGATGGAAGAGAGGACACAGGCTAGAAAATGTTCACATAGCCTCAAGGAAAGCTATCTTGCTTTAAACGTAATCACCGCCTCTTCCCACTGAGGAGATAGTTCTTGCCATTACGGCAAACATTCTTACTCTTAGGGTAAGAATCAGGAACAACTCTAGGACCCTGTGGAATCTAACTGGTATGCTTAAAATGGAATGTTCCCAACTCCTCTAATTTTAGTCTTTATTCTGATGCGGAGTCAGATCTGAGGACTGGAAAATGACCAGGAAGGTAAGTGACCAAAAGGGCAAAGAGAAACCTCataaggaggaaaacaaaacGTACTGAAAAAGCATGATTTAAACTCCTACTGCAGCGTATTACACAGATCATAGAATTCTCCAGGAAAATCTCTCTCTAGATGTGGAAGATTTAACCTACAATTTATTATCATTAAATTAACTTAGGATAAGCCTCAATATTCGTCTGGTACAGGTTTGCAAGAATAGTTCCagaagtgggaattccctggccgatCCAGTTAGGGAATGCTTTCACTGttaggggcctgggttcgatccctggtcagggaacttagatcctgcaagccaagcagtgaagaaaaaaaaaaaaatccagaattaTTACCAATTCCTGAGCTCCTACGCTAGGAGCATCATACATTATTATAACACACACATTTTTAGGGTAACTTGCCTATCCACATCTCTCTTCTCCAAAAATGTGACTTTGTTCCTCATTGGCCACAGCTAATTGAAACAGGGCAAGTAGACTGTCAGCTGGGTTGAGTCAATCAGACTTTCTGGGGACTTTGGAATCAAGACACTGTCATTGAGGGGAGGTTTTGGGAACACGTGAAGAGGGGAGACTTGTAAGGGACTGGGAGGGGCAAGTATGCTGAGGCCAAGGCCATGTGCAAAACCAGGAAAAACTTATTAGAGAAAGCTGGTctgcaaagaaaaaacaaaacaaaaggcaaatGGGCAATGAGAGATAAGACACTGTGAACTTGAGGGAGGTATTGTGATAGGAGGGGGCGGCAACATCTCACCAGCCAGCCAGTTTGCCTTTGGTACCTGACACCTTTTCAGGGCTGAGTTTTAGTCCTGGCTACACTTTACGCCCTTGAGTTCTATGACAATCCCTTTAGCTGAGTTTGTCTAGAAGTTTCTGTAACTTGTAACTCAAAGAATCCTGAATGAAATAATCATCtcattttaatccttaaaacatgAGTTTGGGTAGGTCAAGAGACCCGCCCAAAGTTTCACAGCAGGCAAGCAACATATTCTGTATTCACATTTGGTCCTTTCCTCTACTCCATGATGTTTCAGTACATCTTTTACTTTCAGACCACAGTACAATAAGAAAATAGCTAGAGACCTTGACTTTTAGCAGACCCTTTCCCCCTTAAGTCAGTGAAAATTAGTGACAGGAGCACTGCACTTACCTGGACCAGTTCTACAGCTGTGGAAGAAAAATCACAACAGTAAACAAAGAGTCTTGGGTCACTGAAATGGGCAGAAAAAACAGCAGAACAATTAGATTACAAACTGTACTATGTCTATCCTCTTTCCTATGTAGCAGAGTTAAAATATGAAGGTACCATATATTAACAATGCAACAGGTTTAATACCCACtaatttccctgatgacaaagataactcataaataaaattaagtcaaaaCAATCCATAAATGGATAATGTAGATATCTAATCTCCTATAACCCACAATTCCCAAGAACCACTATTACCACTTGGATGCAGTAAGAGTTCTAAGAAACAACAACCCctcacttttctcttctttgctgtCATGTAGTTAAACTTTACAACAAACTTACTTGTTAGTTTGCAAAATTGGAAAGACTGTGTTTCCCACACCACAACCAACCTGTAGACAGAAATGAACTATTAATCACAGAACTTTCCAAAGAATTAATTCCCTAAAGCTAGATAAATAATCAATAACGGATAATCTTGTCTAATTGTATTAGGGAAGGTGTAGTGACCAGAGCTAAATAGTACTCATGACATTCCCTGCCCTTGACCTTGGGAACCCTTAAAGAGATAGCCATAAAAGATGAGAGCATGGGCTTTCACTAGTGGGAGGGAGATGGTCTGGAAAAAAGGGCATGGGCTGCTTTTACTTTCTGAGTTTTGGCAAATGGTCCTgtaaacaaaacattttcttacTGAGCTCCACTATATCATTATGGGAAAAATGTTTCTAGCAGACTGGGTTGAAAAATTCATGAAGGGAGGACCATGGCAACACTGTCCTAAATTCAGCGCTGGGTgtggtaataataaaaacagcaccATTTACTAAGGGCTTACTgcgtgccagacactattctcaGTCATTTTACATACCTTACTTCAATCAACCCCCGTAACAACtatgaggcagagagaggcagaagtCCCATTCTGCTGGGTAAGGGACTAGCACAAAGTCATGCCAGAGGACTCAGTCCCAAAACTAGTCAGCTTCTGGTGGAGTGTGTTGTCACTTCTGTGAATATTTGTTACAGTGCCCACCCTAGACACTTTTTCAGGTCTAGCCTAGCCTCTGCCACACATCCAAACTGAGAAAACAAGAATTCTCCCACAATTGAGAGTAGGTACCACCGCAACTAACCTCTCCATCTCATAACTATCTTAGAAGTAACAAAAGCTGTCTTCTGACCTGGGACTCCTTACTAGATGGCAGGTACAGCAGGATGCTACAACTTCTGGATGCAATATAATGCTCCCAGATAGCAGGTGATCTGTCTTTGTTTGGATGACCACCAGGTATCTGGTCTGCATCTAGGGCATTTCATTAGTTCAAACACCTGGAGGTGTTTCCAGGCCAACATAAGGGTCCAGTCTAGTCAGGTTCATCAGTCAGAAGTTACTTTGGTGGTCAGCCTCTCTACTGCCACCCTATGTGCATAGTAAGACAGCCTCATTAACCCCACTACCAGGACAATAAAGGGAGGTTACCTCCAGTATTCGGTAGGTGGCTGAGGATCCAGGAAACTCATCAGCACAGACTTCCAGGTGACGGAGTTTCTGAGTCACATTCTCTTCCACAGGAGGTGGCTGTGTTTTACGTCCAAGGCTGACTGAAGAACAACTGTGCTGTGCTTCTATTATTAAACCAGATCCATCCTCACTGCTTCTACACGCAGGTACTTCACTCCCCTTGTTCTCTGAGAGCAAAGCCTTCAAGTGATTTTGGTTTTGGCTAGGTGCCAGCTCTGGGAATTCAGTAAAAAGCCAATGTCTATCCTTGAAAAACCCATTTTCGTGGATTTTGTAGAAGTCATTCCAGTATTTGTTGGCATTGATCTCATAATCAACTGTAAATAGTTAAGAAGGAATTTTAAGAACCATCTCTCAATATTTTATCTGTATATAGTGTAAATCACCATCCTGCTTCACCAAAATTTGTACTAAAAGTTATACTCAAGTAGAGCCACAGTCTCAGAGCTGGTGGTCATTTAGTCCTACCACCTATCacacttgaatttgctgtgtatCTTGTCCTTCCAGGGAGTTCAACTTCTGCCAGAGAACTTACTACCTATCAAATTTACCCTCACATCTTTGGATGGCTCTTAACTACTAGAAAATCCTAATATTAAGCAAAAAATCTGTCTAATCATTTCTGATCAAAAGGTCCTACTATTTCTCAGGGCCAAAGAGAACAACTCTTTTGTATTTGAGGACAATTATTTCCCCTTCTAAATCCTCTTTTACAAGCTAAATGTCCCAGGTTCTTTAGTTACTCCCCGTGTGAAATCAGTGGTTATGATACAGGTAGCTCTTTACATTATGTTCTTCTGTCAGTGATTCTTTAGAGTgtggagcccagaaataaattctctACTACTAATAGAGactaaaaatggaaatagaaaatgcTGACAAAGAGGGGAAAATGTCTTCAGATGAGAAGAGATTTGATGATAGAGTACAGGAGAGACTAAGGTATGGACTATTTAAAAGAAAGCTGCTGTTTAACGTAAGCAGACCTagatttcagtttttcctttttactaatttattatctttttgagATAACACTGGTTTAAAACTAGATTTCAGTTTTCTGCTCTTTGCCAATACAGGGCCTTGACTAGTGTAGTAGGAGAATAAAAACCCGAGAAACTGGATTTCAATTCCACCACTACTAACTGCTTACCTCTGGGCAAGGCACTTAATGTCCTGAGGTCCAAGATTCTTTAACTGTAAAAAGAGGATATTGGACTATATGATTTTCAAAATCCCTTTCAACCTTAACTTGCTTTGATCTAGTCTTTGTCAAACTATGTAGGGTGAATATTTTGTAACCGGAATCTTCTAATTGTTGTTCAGAACTCTTTCAGTGGGTACTACTCTCCCATTCCTAGCGCTACCTTCAATTGTCACTTAGGACACAGGCCCAACCAGTCCTAGTTTTTTAGTATCTAGGGATATGTTGCAGTGAAATCATCCACCTCTGCAGAAGGGGCCTCTTTTTCTTTGGCCAGACTTATTTCCACTCTGCTTCATCCATCTTTCCTTGGCAGAAGCCCTAAATCCTCATAGCCATCACACAAAGAAAAGGCACATAATTCACTACTCATTAGCCATCCCCCCAACAATATTTAGAATCTGACCACTTGAATCTAGCTTTAATGGCAACATTTCCTCAGGCGAAGCGTAAAGATGGAGAAAGTATCGATACACCCTCTAAGACAATCATGTGACCACACGGTTGCCACACGCCAGCCATTTTAACAAGGATCTAGTCAACATAACTAAAGACTTAAATCACTAGAAAATACTATCAAGATGGTTATCTTCttccaaacaaaaaaccaaaaccaaaccaaaacacgtTCTACGCCCTAACAAGATTTTAAGGCGCAGCCCTTTCCCATCCTTGCCCATCCCCTCCACTCCCGTTCTACCTCCGAATTCTGTATCAGTCCACTAACAAAGACCCGGCGGCCTCGGTTCTCTGGCCTCTCCGGGAGAGCACGTCCAGCAGTACGCTGGCTGTCTATACCACTGTGGGCCCACCTGGGCGCACCTTGTTTCTCCTGGCACACCCGCTGGGTACTGTTCTCCTGGACTTTCCTCTCCGCCGCCGCGGCCTGCTCTTCTGACCACTCCACACTGTCCCTGAGAAAATCAAACGGGTAGCTTAGGGGCCTCAGGTTCCCGCTGCGGGTAGGTGAGTCCATGGCCCCGGAGCGCCTCTCCCGTGGAAGGAGAGCGCCTCGAGCAGGGCAGCGGGACTCTGGCCGGCGGTCAAGGGTTTCTCGGAGCGCTCCACGGCGCCGGGACAGAGGGCGAACCGCAGGCCGGGCGAGGGGCAGGGCGGTTACCAGGCATTGTGGTGGAAGACGCGCGCCGGGTCGCTCAGAAACCGGCTCCCAAACTGCTGCCTCTTCCCGCAGACGGCAGTATCTACTCCTTCAGTGTAGGAGCCGGCCATGACACCGGAGCCGGAAATTCCTACCTTTCCCTAACGCGAGAACTTCCTGCGAGGTCACGCCCCCTTCCGGAAGGCGAGCGGTCTGGGCGGGAAAAGACGGAGGCGGGACGAGGcgaggaggggcggggcggggcggccctgggggcggggcggccTTGGAGTCGGGCGTCCAGGCGGCGCTCGGGGTCCGTTGGGTCGCGCGGGGCTCCTTGGGGAAGGAGAGGTGGCGGGGTGTCGCCCCAGAGTCGTTTGTCCCTGAAGAGGCCGGCGAAAAAGTGGGAGACGTTCTACTTGAGCCTCCTTTCTAATGCTGGGATCCTCTAACAGTTTCCCTAGTTTCCCTTAAGTTGTAAGGCTGGAAAAATCTAGAATCACTTTAAGAATTAAGGGTACCTAGTTCCACCATAGAGCTAATGACCAAGATAATTGAGGAAGGTAGCAAGCAGGGTGACGAAATAGGGCAGTTTTCCACCTTCTATAGTCAGATTATCACAgtgtgaaaaaggaagaaaaaatgtgtatacatgtatattaaaaaagtatatatataatagtgtgggactatatatatattttttctggggGAGGATATGAAATGAATTCTGAGAACACGAGGTTTATTCGTCAAATGAAATCGAATATCCAAGgacaagtttaaaaatataactaccttTTTGGATTATCTGTATGAGAGCTTATTTGCACAGTCAGAATtgtaatacatacacatatgtagtTATATTAATGCATTTTCAGCCTTACATTTCTATTTTGATAATTACTACAAACATTCTCAGAAGAAGAAAGTGTGCTGTCAACATAAGGTAAGGTTAATTAAGAAGACTTCCAGTAGAAGAGTGATGACTACCATTTgtaagaagagaagggaagagttaGTTATTTAAGTAATGTAGTACTAGGTTTAGCATACTGGTAACCAGTGATAGTTTAACTCCACTGCTTAGTCTTTCCATAGGCAAAACCAAGGGGAGCAATGAAAGATTCTATACCTTTCCCaccaaagaaatgggaacaagcTCTAAACCCTCtgtaatcacaaagaaaaatacaggagTGAATCAAAAAGATAAGATAGTAAAGAACTTGTACTACTTTATTTGAAGACAAAATACTTTTGCCATTCTCAAGGTCTTTTGAAGCATTTTGAACAAAAGCTCCTTTCCAAAAAACAAGTACAAGGATTCTTATCTTTTCTCAAGGCCTGCTGTTTGCAGATAAGGTGgttggtttatatttatttttggcatcttgttccttcatctacaggcttttttttcctccccacacCAAAAGCTATTTGTGGTCCCAATCAACAGTCCCACTGCGTATCTTCTTGCAGATAGCTCACTCTCTGTCTTCACTTGAAGTTGCTTGCTATATTAGTTCCAATAATTAGAGCCATTAAAAATGTCAAGCAGGTCTTccttgatggcgcagtggttgagagtctgcctgccgatgcaggggacacgggttcgtgccccggtccgggaagatcccacatgccacggagtggctgggcccgtgagcctgcgtgtcctgagcctgtgctccgccacaggagaggccacaacagtgagaggcctgtgtactgcaaagaaggaaaaagaaaaaaaaaattaaaatgtcaagcAACTTGGGCCTTTATAAAATGTGATAGAGTATCCTAAACTTAACTTTTATACAATTATCTTTGGTTAACCTGTACAActcatttttctccatcttttttttttttaaatatttatttatttagtcgcactgggtcttagttgtggcatgtgagctcttagTTTCGGCATGCGTGTGgtacctagttccctgaccagggatcaaacagggactcctgcattgggaacgtggagtcttattCACTGCGACACCAGCGAAGTcccttttttccatcttttgaagcacctaaaataatatttcagaagGAATTTGGAAGACATGTATCTGTGAGTCCTCCGTGGTATCAACTGGGCTGTAGTGTCAGCAAGCACTACCCTTTCAGAGGAGCTAAGGGTCCCTCTGCTGGTGAGTGTTGAGAACTCTTCCAGCTCAGTGGGTGGCATGGGTTCAAAGCATGGAAAGGTTAAGAACTCTCAGGCTGGATTATTGCTTTGAGTGTTTAACCCTAGACAGGGGTAGTTAATTGTTTCAGGCTTTCATTCAATTCCAGTCAGTGGAAGTTCTGGGCTGTGTAAGCATGTGCTCTGGAACTGAAGGACTGGTGAAGGTATCCTAGTGTCCTAATTTGCTCTCCTTAACAGTTTCATAGAACCTGGACAGCCTTCGTAGCAGCCCTAGATATTGAATAAGCTGGTTTAACAACGTTAATTTTAAAGCAGCTTTTGTGGCTTTTTCCTTATGgcaaaatacatatatgtttattgtAGAACATTTAGAAGATAtagataagacaaaaaaaaagaaaatatcccatCCTACCTTTAATTTAATCCATTAGACACTTTGGTTTATATCCTTCCagtgttttttttctaatttattt
The genomic region above belongs to Phocoena phocoena chromosome 19, mPhoPho1.1, whole genome shotgun sequence and contains:
- the METTL2A gene encoding tRNA N(3)-methylcytidine methyltransferase METTL2A, which encodes MAGSYTEGVDTAVCGKRQQFGSRFLSDPARVFHHNAWDSVEWSEEQAAAAERKVQENSTQRVCQEKQVDYEINANKYWNDFYKIHENGFFKDRHWLFTEFPELAPSQNQNHLKALLSENKGSEVPACRSSEDGSGLIIEAQHSCSSVSLGRKTQPPPVEENVTQKLRHLEVCADEFPGSSATYRILEVGCGVGNTVFPILQTNNDPRLFVYCCDFSSTAVELVQTNSAYDPSRCFAFVHDLCDEDKSYPVPGDSLDVIILIFVLSAIIPDKMQKAINRLSRLLKPGGMMLLRDYGRYDMAQLRFKKGQCLSENFYVRGDGTRVYFFTQDELDALFTTAGLEKVQNLVDRRLQVNRGKQLTMYRVWIQCKYRKPLLSSTS